Proteins encoded together in one Aerosakkonema funiforme FACHB-1375 window:
- a CDS encoding amidase, translated as MIDDREPIASKVDLAFTPALEQARLIRSKEISPLELVEVYLERIQRLDAQLGSYFTVMADLALADAKAKTEQLGKGDTSDLPPFFGVPISIKDLNPVAGVPCSYGTPVLRSQVAAFDDGVVMRIKQAGFIILGKTATSELGSLPYTEPPGFPPARNPWNLDYTPGGSSGGAAASVAAGLCAVAQGSDGGGSIRGPAFCCGLVGIKPSRGRVSYAPIGDRQSGIGANGPIARTVADAAALLDVMSGYITGDPYWLPDPNPSFLVASSQKPDRLRIAFATAIPPIGEASQECQKPVLEIAKLLEEFGHSVAPGCPDFNGLVEPFTTVWLSGVAASGIPKEALGSVNRYLAERTCDAGQYLRAVCQMQVIARRIVGFFDNFDVLVLPVYLHPTIRVGEWANLSPEETMPKLANWVAPCPPFNASGQPSIAIPVGFDSNGLPLGVQLVGRPAQEATLISLAAQIETAKPWIGKRPAFALS; from the coding sequence ATATCGCCCCTAGAGTTGGTTGAAGTTTACTTGGAACGCATCCAGCGCTTGGATGCTCAACTGGGCAGTTATTTTACAGTAATGGCAGATCTGGCTCTGGCAGATGCGAAAGCTAAAACGGAGCAGCTCGGTAAGGGCGATACCTCAGATTTGCCGCCTTTTTTTGGTGTCCCGATTTCAATTAAAGACCTTAACCCCGTTGCTGGTGTGCCTTGTAGCTATGGTACGCCAGTGTTGAGGAGCCAGGTGGCTGCTTTTGATGATGGGGTGGTAATGCGAATTAAGCAGGCTGGCTTTATTATTTTGGGCAAGACTGCTACTTCCGAGTTGGGTTCTTTGCCTTATACTGAACCGCCTGGGTTTCCACCAGCTCGCAATCCCTGGAATTTGGATTATACTCCGGGGGGGTCGAGTGGCGGTGCGGCTGCATCTGTAGCAGCTGGATTGTGTGCTGTAGCACAAGGTTCCGATGGTGGTGGCTCAATTCGCGGCCCAGCTTTTTGTTGCGGTTTGGTGGGAATAAAGCCTTCCAGGGGTAGGGTATCTTACGCACCGATCGGAGATCGGCAAAGCGGGATCGGTGCCAATGGGCCGATCGCTCGTACTGTTGCGGACGCCGCCGCTCTGCTGGATGTCATGTCTGGCTATATTACCGGAGATCCTTATTGGTTACCAGATCCCAATCCTTCTTTCCTCGTTGCTAGCAGTCAAAAACCCGATCGTTTACGAATCGCTTTTGCGACGGCAATTCCACCCATCGGTGAAGCTTCTCAAGAATGTCAAAAACCCGTTTTGGAAATTGCCAAACTTCTAGAAGAATTCGGTCACAGCGTTGCACCCGGTTGTCCGGATTTTAACGGTTTGGTAGAGCCTTTCACAACAGTTTGGCTTTCAGGTGTAGCAGCATCTGGCATTCCTAAAGAAGCGCTGGGTTCTGTGAATCGCTATTTAGCAGAACGTACTTGCGATGCCGGTCAATATTTGCGAGCTGTTTGCCAAATGCAAGTTATTGCAAGGCGAATAGTTGGCTTTTTCGATAACTTTGATGTTTTGGTTTTACCAGTTTATTTGCATCCGACAATTCGCGTTGGCGAGTGGGCTAATCTCAGTCCGGAAGAAACTATGCCAAAATTAGCGAATTGGGTGGCTCCCTGTCCGCCTTTTAATGCTAGCGGACAACCGAGTATTGCCATTCCTGTCGGTTTCGATTCCAATGGCTTACCGCTGGGAGTTCAGCTTGTCGGACGACCTGCACAAGAAGCTACTCTCATTTCTCTTGCTGCACAAATTGAAACTGCAAAACCTTGGATTGGGAAGCGTCCTGCTTTTGCGCTGTCATAA